A single region of the Mustela lutreola isolate mMusLut2 chromosome 2, mMusLut2.pri, whole genome shotgun sequence genome encodes:
- the TNFAIP8L1 gene encoding tumor necrosis factor alpha-induced protein 8-like protein 1 isoform X1 produces MLVVAGPMDAFSTKSLALQAQKKLLSKMASKATVAVFIDDTSSEVLDELYRATKEFTRSRKEAQKVLKNLVKVAVKLGVLLRGGRLGGEELALLQRFRQRARCAAMTAVSFRQVEFTFDRRVLAAALHECRDLLHQAVGAHLTAKSHGRINHVFGHLADCDFLAALYGPAEPYRSHLRRICEGLTRMLDEGSI; encoded by the coding sequence CAGGGCCGATGGACGCCTTCAGCACCAAGAGCCTGGCCCTGCAGGCCCAGAAGAAGCTCCTGAGCAAGATGGCGTCCAAGGCCACGGTGGCCGTGTTCATCGACGACACGAGCAGCGAGGTGCTGGACGAGCTGTACCGCGCCACCAAGGAGTTCACCCGCAGCCGCAAGGAGGCCCAGAAGGTGCTCAAGAACCTGGTCAAGGTGGCGGTGAAGCTGGGCGTGTTGCTGCGCGGCGGCCGGCTGGGCGGCGAGGAGCTGGCGCTGCTGCAGCGCTTCCGCCAGAGGGCGCGCTGCGCGGCCATGACCGCCGTCAGCTTCCGCCAGGTGGAGTTCACCTTTGACCGGCGCGTGCTGGCCGCCGCCCTGCACGAGTGCCGGGACCTGCTGCACCAGGCCGTGGGCGCGCACCTGACCGCCAAGTCCCACGGCCGCATCAACCACGTCTTCGGCCACTTGGCCGACTGCGACTTCCTGGCGGCGCTCTACGGCCCCGCCGAGCCCTACCGCTCGCACCTGCGCCGCATCTGCGAGGGCCTCACCAGGATGCTGGACGAGGGCAGCATATGA
- the TNFAIP8L1 gene encoding tumor necrosis factor alpha-induced protein 8-like protein 1 isoform X2 encodes MLVVGPMDAFSTKSLALQAQKKLLSKMASKATVAVFIDDTSSEVLDELYRATKEFTRSRKEAQKVLKNLVKVAVKLGVLLRGGRLGGEELALLQRFRQRARCAAMTAVSFRQVEFTFDRRVLAAALHECRDLLHQAVGAHLTAKSHGRINHVFGHLADCDFLAALYGPAEPYRSHLRRICEGLTRMLDEGSI; translated from the coding sequence GGCCGATGGACGCCTTCAGCACCAAGAGCCTGGCCCTGCAGGCCCAGAAGAAGCTCCTGAGCAAGATGGCGTCCAAGGCCACGGTGGCCGTGTTCATCGACGACACGAGCAGCGAGGTGCTGGACGAGCTGTACCGCGCCACCAAGGAGTTCACCCGCAGCCGCAAGGAGGCCCAGAAGGTGCTCAAGAACCTGGTCAAGGTGGCGGTGAAGCTGGGCGTGTTGCTGCGCGGCGGCCGGCTGGGCGGCGAGGAGCTGGCGCTGCTGCAGCGCTTCCGCCAGAGGGCGCGCTGCGCGGCCATGACCGCCGTCAGCTTCCGCCAGGTGGAGTTCACCTTTGACCGGCGCGTGCTGGCCGCCGCCCTGCACGAGTGCCGGGACCTGCTGCACCAGGCCGTGGGCGCGCACCTGACCGCCAAGTCCCACGGCCGCATCAACCACGTCTTCGGCCACTTGGCCGACTGCGACTTCCTGGCGGCGCTCTACGGCCCCGCCGAGCCCTACCGCTCGCACCTGCGCCGCATCTGCGAGGGCCTCACCAGGATGCTGGACGAGGGCAGCATATGA
- the TNFAIP8L1 gene encoding tumor necrosis factor alpha-induced protein 8-like protein 1 isoform X3 has translation MDAFSTKSLALQAQKKLLSKMASKATVAVFIDDTSSEVLDELYRATKEFTRSRKEAQKVLKNLVKVAVKLGVLLRGGRLGGEELALLQRFRQRARCAAMTAVSFRQVEFTFDRRVLAAALHECRDLLHQAVGAHLTAKSHGRINHVFGHLADCDFLAALYGPAEPYRSHLRRICEGLTRMLDEGSI, from the coding sequence ATGGACGCCTTCAGCACCAAGAGCCTGGCCCTGCAGGCCCAGAAGAAGCTCCTGAGCAAGATGGCGTCCAAGGCCACGGTGGCCGTGTTCATCGACGACACGAGCAGCGAGGTGCTGGACGAGCTGTACCGCGCCACCAAGGAGTTCACCCGCAGCCGCAAGGAGGCCCAGAAGGTGCTCAAGAACCTGGTCAAGGTGGCGGTGAAGCTGGGCGTGTTGCTGCGCGGCGGCCGGCTGGGCGGCGAGGAGCTGGCGCTGCTGCAGCGCTTCCGCCAGAGGGCGCGCTGCGCGGCCATGACCGCCGTCAGCTTCCGCCAGGTGGAGTTCACCTTTGACCGGCGCGTGCTGGCCGCCGCCCTGCACGAGTGCCGGGACCTGCTGCACCAGGCCGTGGGCGCGCACCTGACCGCCAAGTCCCACGGCCGCATCAACCACGTCTTCGGCCACTTGGCCGACTGCGACTTCCTGGCGGCGCTCTACGGCCCCGCCGAGCCCTACCGCTCGCACCTGCGCCGCATCTGCGAGGGCCTCACCAGGATGCTGGACGAGGGCAGCATATGA
- the MYDGF gene encoding myeloid-derived growth factor isoform X1 produces the protein MAAPSERRNGGGASLWAALLLAAAALRPAEAVSEPTTVAFDVRPGGVVHSFSQNVGPGDKYTCAFTYASQGGTNEKWQMSLGTSEDHQHFTCTIWRPQGKSYLYFTQFRAEVRGAEIEYGMAYSKAAFERESDVPLKSEEFEVTKTAVSHRPGAFKAELSKLVIVAKASRSEL, from the exons ATGGCGGCGCCCAGCGAAAGGAGGAACGGCGGAGGCGCGAGCTTGTGGGCTGCGTTGCTGCTGGCGGCCGCTGCGTTGAGGCCGGCGGAGGCGGTGTCCGAGCCCACGACGGTAGCGTTTGACGTGCGGCCCGGCGGCGTCGTGCACTCCTTTTCCCAGAACGTCGGCCCGGGG GACAAATACACTTGTGCGTTCACCTACGCTTCTCAAGGAGGGACCAATGAG aaGTGGCAGATGAGCCTGGGGACCAGCGAGGACCACCAGCACTTCACCTGCACCATCTGGAG GCCCCAGGGCAAGTCCTACTTATACTTCACACAGTTCAGGGCAGAGGTGCGGGGCGCGGAGATCGAGTACGGCATGGCCTAC TCGAAGGCTGCATTTGAGCGAGAAAGCGACGTCCCCCTGAAAAGCGAGGAATTTGAAGTGACCAAGACGGCAG TGTCCCACAGGCCCGGGGCGTTCAAGGCCGAGCTGTCCAAGCTGGTGATTGTGGCCAAGGCATCCCGCAGTGAGCTGTGA
- the MYDGF gene encoding myeloid-derived growth factor isoform X2, giving the protein MAAPSERRNGGGASLWAALLLAAAALRPAEAVSEPTTVAFDVRPGGVVHSFSQNVGPGDKYTCAFTYASQGGTNEEAAVLWRYPVSHSRTQRPRLPQLGSDRGPWGTDPIHCSVLLTQGHQQLGRDQVRGPLPCLLRLNLNSQMWTARCRVG; this is encoded by the exons ATGGCGGCGCCCAGCGAAAGGAGGAACGGCGGAGGCGCGAGCTTGTGGGCTGCGTTGCTGCTGGCGGCCGCTGCGTTGAGGCCGGCGGAGGCGGTGTCCGAGCCCACGACGGTAGCGTTTGACGTGCGGCCCGGCGGCGTCGTGCACTCCTTTTCCCAGAACGTCGGCCCGGGG GACAAATACACTTGTGCGTTCACCTACGCTTCTCAAGGAGGGACCAATGAG GAGGCCGCAGTGCTCTGGCGTTACCCCGTTTCACACTCGAGGACACAGagacccaggctcccccagctgGGAAGTGACCGAGGTCCCTGGGGCACAGACCCCATCCACTGCTCTGTGCTCCTGACCCAGGGTCACCAGCAGCTTGGAAGAGATCAAGTGCGtggacccctgccctgcctcctccgACTGAACTTAAACTCTCAGATGTGGACAGCCCGCTGCCGCGTTGGGTGA